The following are encoded together in the Glycine soja cultivar W05 chromosome 5, ASM419377v2, whole genome shotgun sequence genome:
- the LOC114412272 gene encoding glyceraldehyde-3-phosphate dehydrogenase, cytosolic-like yields MGQKIKIGINGFGRIGRLVARVALQRDDVELVAVNDPFITTDYMTYMFKYDTVHGKFKNCEIKIKDSKTLLLGSSPVTVFGIRNPEEIPWGEAGADYVVESTGVFTDKDKAAAHLKGGAKKVIISAPSKDAPMFVVGVNEKEYKSDITVVSNASCTTNCLAPLAKVIHDKFGILEGLMSTVHSMTATQKTVDGPSMKDWRGGRAASCNIIPSSTGAAKAVGKVLPSLNNKLTGMSFRVPTVDVSVVDLTVRLEKGASYDEIKAAVKEASEGSMKGILGYTEDDVVSTDFVGDNRSSIFDAKAGISLNNNFVKLVSWYDNEWGYSTRVVDLIRHMASV; encoded by the exons ATGGGACAGAAGATCAAGATTGGCATCAATG GATTTGGAAGGATTGGCCGTTTGGTCGCCAGGGTGGCACTGCAGAGAGACGACGTGGAGCTTGTTGCTGTTAATGATCCTTTCATCACAACTGATTACATG ACTTATATGTTCAAGTATGATACTGTTCATGGCAAATTCAAAAACTGTGAGATTAAGATTAAGGACAGTAAAACCCTTCTCCTTGGTAGTAGCCCGGTTACTGTTTTTGGCATCAG gaaCCCGGAGGAAATTCCATGGGGTGAGGCTGGAGCTGATTATGTTGTTGAGTCCACTGGAGTTTTCACTGATAAAGACAAGGCAGCTGCCCACTTGAAG GGTGGCGCAAAGAAGGTTATTATTTCTGCCCCAAGCAAGGATGCCCCAATGTTTGTTGTTGGTGTCAATGAGAAGGAATATAAGTCTGATATCACTGTCGTTTCTAATGCTAGCTGCACAACCAACTGTCTTGCTCCACTTGCAAAG GTTATACATGACAAATTTGGTATCCTTGAAGGCCTCATGAGCACCGTTCACTCTATGACTG CCACTCAAAAGACTGTTGATGGACCATCAATGAAGGACTGGAGAGGTGGAAGAGCTGCTTCTTGTAACATCATTCCTAGTAGCACTGGAGCTGCTAAG GCTGTTGGTAAGGTGTTGCCATCCCTTAATAATAAGTTGACAGGAATGTCTTTCAGAGTTCCAACTGTAGATGTTTCAGTGGTTGATCTCACTGTTAGACTTGAGAAGGGAGCCAGTTATGATGAGATTAAAGCTGCTGTCAA ggAGGCATCTGAGGGAAGTATGAAAGGAATCCTTGGTTACACAGAGGATGATGTTGTGTCTACTGATTTTGTGGGTGACAACAG GTCAAGTATTTTTGATGCAAAGGCTGGAATTTCATTGAACAACAATTTTGTGAAACTTGTCTCTTGGTATGACAATGAATGGGGCTACAG CACACGTGTGGTTGACTTGATTCGACACATGGCCTCAGTCTAA
- the LOC114412273 gene encoding probable carboxylesterase 11 isoform X1: MPSVAVKLYSVFFKFLLKHRLQNRIQAPPEDSDSFGVTTRPDESVAPANPSFSDGVATKDIHIDPLTSLSIRIFLPDSALEPNSKPSSKPEPGSANPKTASLSRLRRNSYEPAIFLPREEERRNSVGDVGAYRGYAPAPSGEGRRKKLPVVLQFHGGGWVTGSNDSVANDVFCRRIARLCEAVVVAVGYRLAPENRYPAAFEDGMKVLNWLAKQANLAECSKLMGGRRLEGQHKHIVGSFGASMVEPWLAAHGNPSRCVLLGVSCGANIADHVARKAVEAGKLLDPVKVVAQVLMYPFFIGSVPTRSEIKLANSYFYDKAMCMLAWKLFLPEKEFSLDHPAANPLAPDHSPPLKKMPPTLTVVADHDWMRDRAIAYSEELRKVNVDAPVYEYKDAVHEFATLDVLLKSPQAQVCAEDIAIWVKKYISLRGHEFSY, encoded by the exons ATGCCGAGCGTGGCCGTGAAACTCTACAGCGTGTTTTTCAAGTTTCTCTTAAAGCACCGTTTGCAGAACCGGATCCAAGCACCGCCCGAAGACTCCGACTCTTTCGGCGTCACGACCCGACCCGACGAATCGGTGGCTCCGGCCAACCCTTCATTCTCCGACGGCGTTGCCACCAAAGACATTCACATCGACCCCTTAACCTCTCTCTCCATTCGAATTTTCCTTCCCGATTCCGCGCTCGAGCCTAATTCCAAACCTAGCTCCAAACCCGAACCCGGATCGGCGAACCCCAAAACGGCGTCGTTAAGCAGGCTGAGGCGCAACAGCTACGAGCCGGCGATTTTCTTGCCGCGGGAGGAGGAGCGGCGGAACAGCGTCGGCGATGTCGGCGCGTACCGGGGGTACGCGCCGGCGCCTTCGGGGGAAGGTCGCCGGAAAAAGTTGCCGGTGGTTCTACAGTTCCATGGTGGGGGGTGGGTGACCGGGAGCAACGATTCGGTGGCGAACGACGTGTTCTGCCGGCGGATCGCGAGGCTCTgtgaggcggtggtggtggcggTGGGGTACCGGCTGGCGCCAGAGAATCGGTACCCGGCGGCGTTCGAGGACGGGATGAAGGTGCTGAATTGGCTGGCGAAGCAGGCGAATTTGGCGGAGTGTAGTAAGTTGATGGGGGGTAGGAGGTTGGAGGGCCAGCACAAGCATATTGTGGGTTCCTTTGGGGCATCAATGGTTGAGCCTTGGTTGGCTGCTCATGGAAATCCTTCAAG GTGTGTTCTTCTTGGCGTGAGTTGCGGTGCAAATATTGCAGACCATGTGGCTCGAAAAGCTGTAGAAGCAGGCAAACTTCTGGACCCTGTCAAGGTGGTGGCACAGGTCCTGATGTATCCATTTTTTATTGGAAGTGTGCCCACTCGTTCTGAAATAAAGTTGGCAAATTCTTACTTTTACGACAAGGCCATGTGTATGCTAGCATGGAAACTATTCCTACCTGAGAAAGAGTTTAGCCTAGATCATCCAGCCGCCAATCCTCTAGCCCCAGATCACAGTCCTCCTTTAAAGAAGATGCCTCCAACATTGACAGTGGTGGCAGACCATGACTGGATGAGGGACCGCGCCATTGCCTATTCAGAGGAGCTAAGGAAGGTGAATGTTGATGCACCTGTTTATGAGTATAAAGATGCAGTCCATGAATTTGCAACACTTGACGTACTTCTCAAAAGCCCCCAGGCCCAGGTTTGTGCCGAGGACATTGCCATCTGGGTCAAGAAATATATTTCGCTTCGAGGTCATGAATTCTCTTATTGA
- the LOC114412273 gene encoding probable carboxylesterase 11 isoform X3, with the protein MPSVAVKLYSVFFKFLLKHRLQNRIQAPPEDSDSFGVTTRPDESVAPANPSFSDGVATKDIHIDPLTSLSIRIFLPDSALEPNSKPSSKPEPGSANPKTASLSRLRRNSYEPAIFLPREEERRNSVGDVGAYRGYAPAPSGEGRRKKLPVVLQFHGGGWVTGSNDSVANDVFCRRIARLCEAVVVAVGYRLAPENRYPAAFEDGMKVLNWLAKQANLAECSKLMGGRRLEGQHKHIVGSFGASMVEPWLAAHGNPSRCVLLGVSCGANIADHVARKAVEAGKLLDPVKVVAQVLMYPFFIGSVPTRSEIKLANSYFYDKAMCMLAWKLFLPEKEFSLDHPAANPLAPDHSPPLKKMPPTLTVVADHDWMRDRAIAYSEELRKVNVDAPVYEYKDAVHEFATLDVLLKSPQAQILEAL; encoded by the exons ATGCCGAGCGTGGCCGTGAAACTCTACAGCGTGTTTTTCAAGTTTCTCTTAAAGCACCGTTTGCAGAACCGGATCCAAGCACCGCCCGAAGACTCCGACTCTTTCGGCGTCACGACCCGACCCGACGAATCGGTGGCTCCGGCCAACCCTTCATTCTCCGACGGCGTTGCCACCAAAGACATTCACATCGACCCCTTAACCTCTCTCTCCATTCGAATTTTCCTTCCCGATTCCGCGCTCGAGCCTAATTCCAAACCTAGCTCCAAACCCGAACCCGGATCGGCGAACCCCAAAACGGCGTCGTTAAGCAGGCTGAGGCGCAACAGCTACGAGCCGGCGATTTTCTTGCCGCGGGAGGAGGAGCGGCGGAACAGCGTCGGCGATGTCGGCGCGTACCGGGGGTACGCGCCGGCGCCTTCGGGGGAAGGTCGCCGGAAAAAGTTGCCGGTGGTTCTACAGTTCCATGGTGGGGGGTGGGTGACCGGGAGCAACGATTCGGTGGCGAACGACGTGTTCTGCCGGCGGATCGCGAGGCTCTgtgaggcggtggtggtggcggTGGGGTACCGGCTGGCGCCAGAGAATCGGTACCCGGCGGCGTTCGAGGACGGGATGAAGGTGCTGAATTGGCTGGCGAAGCAGGCGAATTTGGCGGAGTGTAGTAAGTTGATGGGGGGTAGGAGGTTGGAGGGCCAGCACAAGCATATTGTGGGTTCCTTTGGGGCATCAATGGTTGAGCCTTGGTTGGCTGCTCATGGAAATCCTTCAAG GTGTGTTCTTCTTGGCGTGAGTTGCGGTGCAAATATTGCAGACCATGTGGCTCGAAAAGCTGTAGAAGCAGGCAAACTTCTGGACCCTGTCAAGGTGGTGGCACAGGTCCTGATGTATCCATTTTTTATTGGAAGTGTGCCCACTCGTTCTGAAATAAAGTTGGCAAATTCTTACTTTTACGACAAGGCCATGTGTATGCTAGCATGGAAACTATTCCTACCTGAGAAAGAGTTTAGCCTAGATCATCCAGCCGCCAATCCTCTAGCCCCAGATCACAGTCCTCCTTTAAAGAAGATGCCTCCAACATTGACAGTGGTGGCAGACCATGACTGGATGAGGGACCGCGCCATTGCCTATTCAGAGGAGCTAAGGAAGGTGAATGTTGATGCACCTGTTTATGAGTATAAAGATGCAGTCCATGAATTTGCAACACTTGACGTACTTCTCAAAAGCCCCCAGGCCCAG ATATTGGAAGCACTTTGA
- the LOC114412273 gene encoding probable carboxylesterase 11 isoform X2, translating to MPSVAVKLYSVFFKFLLKHRLQNRIQAPPEDSDSFGVTTRPDESVAPANPSFSDGVATKDIHIDPLTSLSIRIFLPDSALEPNSKPSSKPEPGSANPKTASLSRLRRNSYEPAIFLPREEERRNSVGDVGAYRGYAPAPSGEGRRKKLPVVLQFHGGGWVTGSNDSVANDVFCRRIARLCEAVVVAVGYRLAPENRYPAAFEDGMKVLNWLAKQANLAECSKLMGGRRLEGQHKHIVGSFGASMVEPWLAAHGNPSRCVLLGVSCGANIADHVARKAVEAGKLLDPVKVVAQVLMYPFFIGSVPTRSEIKLANSYFYDKAMCMLAWKLFLPEKEFSLDHPAANPLAPDHSPPLKKMPPTLTVVADHDWMRDRAIAYSEELRKVNVDAPVYEYKDAVHEFATLDVLLKSPQAQFFVDIGSTLREWEPPL from the exons ATGCCGAGCGTGGCCGTGAAACTCTACAGCGTGTTTTTCAAGTTTCTCTTAAAGCACCGTTTGCAGAACCGGATCCAAGCACCGCCCGAAGACTCCGACTCTTTCGGCGTCACGACCCGACCCGACGAATCGGTGGCTCCGGCCAACCCTTCATTCTCCGACGGCGTTGCCACCAAAGACATTCACATCGACCCCTTAACCTCTCTCTCCATTCGAATTTTCCTTCCCGATTCCGCGCTCGAGCCTAATTCCAAACCTAGCTCCAAACCCGAACCCGGATCGGCGAACCCCAAAACGGCGTCGTTAAGCAGGCTGAGGCGCAACAGCTACGAGCCGGCGATTTTCTTGCCGCGGGAGGAGGAGCGGCGGAACAGCGTCGGCGATGTCGGCGCGTACCGGGGGTACGCGCCGGCGCCTTCGGGGGAAGGTCGCCGGAAAAAGTTGCCGGTGGTTCTACAGTTCCATGGTGGGGGGTGGGTGACCGGGAGCAACGATTCGGTGGCGAACGACGTGTTCTGCCGGCGGATCGCGAGGCTCTgtgaggcggtggtggtggcggTGGGGTACCGGCTGGCGCCAGAGAATCGGTACCCGGCGGCGTTCGAGGACGGGATGAAGGTGCTGAATTGGCTGGCGAAGCAGGCGAATTTGGCGGAGTGTAGTAAGTTGATGGGGGGTAGGAGGTTGGAGGGCCAGCACAAGCATATTGTGGGTTCCTTTGGGGCATCAATGGTTGAGCCTTGGTTGGCTGCTCATGGAAATCCTTCAAG GTGTGTTCTTCTTGGCGTGAGTTGCGGTGCAAATATTGCAGACCATGTGGCTCGAAAAGCTGTAGAAGCAGGCAAACTTCTGGACCCTGTCAAGGTGGTGGCACAGGTCCTGATGTATCCATTTTTTATTGGAAGTGTGCCCACTCGTTCTGAAATAAAGTTGGCAAATTCTTACTTTTACGACAAGGCCATGTGTATGCTAGCATGGAAACTATTCCTACCTGAGAAAGAGTTTAGCCTAGATCATCCAGCCGCCAATCCTCTAGCCCCAGATCACAGTCCTCCTTTAAAGAAGATGCCTCCAACATTGACAGTGGTGGCAGACCATGACTGGATGAGGGACCGCGCCATTGCCTATTCAGAGGAGCTAAGGAAGGTGAATGTTGATGCACCTGTTTATGAGTATAAAGATGCAGTCCATGAATTTGCAACACTTGACGTACTTCTCAAAAGCCCCCAGGCCCAG TTCTTTGTAGATATTGGAAGCACTTTGAGGGAATGGGAGCCACCACTCTGA